From Rhodanobacteraceae bacterium, the proteins below share one genomic window:
- a CDS encoding Bis(5'-nucleosyl)-tetraphosphatase (asymmetrical): MPDTIFDKIIRREIPADVVYEDDDVLAFRDIHPQAPVHVLFIPKKKSFATLNDCSEADAPLLGKLLLAASAYAKREGFADNGYRCVINCNRGGGQTVFYLHVHLLAGRQMPERMS; the protein is encoded by the coding sequence ATGCCCGACACCATCTTCGACAAGATCATCCGCCGCGAGATTCCCGCCGACGTCGTGTACGAGGACGACGACGTCCTCGCGTTCCGCGACATCCATCCGCAGGCACCGGTGCACGTGCTGTTCATCCCGAAGAAAAAATCCTTCGCGACCTTGAACGATTGCAGCGAGGCGGACGCGCCGCTGCTCGGCAAATTGCTGCTGGCGGCTTCTGCGTATGCCAAGCGCGAAGGCTTCGCGGACAACGGCTACCGCTGCGTGATCAACTGCAATCGCGGCGGCGGCCAGACGGTGTTCTACCTGCACGTGCATTTGCTGGCGGGCCGGCAAATGCCGGAGCGCATGTCCTGA
- a CDS encoding Recombination protein RecR — translation MPSESNLLAELIDALRCLPGVGAKSAQRMAFHLLERDREGGVRLSETLRQAMQRIGHCKSCRNFSESELCPICANASRDATVLCVVETPADLLAIEQATGYRGRYFVLLGRLSPLDGLGPSELGVELFTRRLGDGEVRELVIATNPTVEGEATAHWLGQLARAAGVRATRLAHGVPLGGELEYVDRGTLAHAFGSRHSLDD, via the coding sequence ATGCCTTCGGAATCGAACCTTCTTGCCGAGTTGATCGACGCCTTGCGCTGCCTGCCCGGCGTCGGCGCCAAGAGCGCGCAGCGCATGGCCTTCCATCTGCTGGAGCGCGATCGCGAAGGCGGCGTGCGTCTGTCCGAAACGTTGCGGCAGGCGATGCAGCGCATCGGCCATTGCAAGTCGTGCCGCAATTTCAGCGAATCGGAACTTTGCCCGATCTGCGCGAACGCGTCGCGCGATGCGACGGTGCTGTGCGTGGTGGAAACGCCGGCCGACCTGCTGGCGATCGAACAGGCGACCGGCTACCGCGGGCGCTACTTCGTGCTGTTGGGACGCCTGTCGCCGCTGGATGGCCTGGGGCCGTCCGAACTCGGCGTGGAGTTGTTTACGCGCCGGCTCGGCGACGGCGAAGTGCGCGAACTTGTGATCGCGACCAATCCCACCGTCGAAGGTGAGGCGACCGCGCATTGGCTCGGTCAGCTCGCGCGTGCCGCGGGCGTGCGCGCGACGCGCCTCGCGCATGGCGTGCCGCTGGGCGGCGAACTGGAATACGTCGATCGCGGCACGCTGGCGCACGCGTTCGGCAGCCGTCATTCTCTCGACGATTGA
- a CDS encoding Nucleoid-associated protein YaaK translates to MKGQLGQLMQQAQQMQENLKRAQEEIAKLEVTGSAGGGMVEVTMSGRHEVRRVRIDRKLMADDPEMAEDMVAAAVNDAVNKVAEASQQKLGSVSSGMSLPPGFKLPF, encoded by the coding sequence ATGAAAGGACAACTCGGACAACTGATGCAACAGGCGCAGCAGATGCAGGAGAACCTGAAGCGCGCGCAGGAAGAAATCGCGAAGCTGGAGGTCACCGGCAGCGCGGGCGGCGGCATGGTCGAGGTCACGATGAGCGGCCGCCACGAAGTGCGCCGCGTGCGCATCGACCGCAAGCTGATGGCGGACGATCCGGAGATGGCCGAAGACATGGTGGCCGCAGCGGTCAACGACGCCGTCAACAAGGTCGCGGAAGCCAGCCAGCAGAAACTCGGCAGCGTCAGTTCGGGTATGAGCCTGCCGCCGGGCTTCAAGTTGCCGTTCTGA
- a CDS encoding DNA polymerase III subunits gamma and tau, producing the protein MSYQVLARKWRPRQFNELVGQEHVVKALTHALDSGRVHHAYLFTGTRGVGKTTIARIFAKSLNCERGMSAHPCGECAICKAVDAGRFVDLIEIDAASNTGVDDVREVIENAQYAPAQGRYKVYLVDEVHMLSKSAFNALLKTLEEPPEHVKFLLATTDPQKLPVTVLSRCLKFGLKRLLPDQIAAQMRMILGQENVGFDDGAIEALARGADGSLRDGLSLLDQAIAHGGGALRADDVRAMLGTIADNDVGALLRALADGDGKALMDEAERIAGLSPDFAVVLEQLATALHRIQLRQLVAGFEGDEAEREVLDELAGKVGAEDVQVWYQFALNGRRDLPLAPDVRSGFEMTLLRMLAFRGAEAGGDGAAAKRVPQPAHESATPCRPATVASAPPAPRAETRVADQPAPAQPRAAAPRIEGIADWERWIEQAELGGPAGLLARHAVPKSLDGEVLTLAVTPEHMIFCTDSANRQLQDRLGAAIGHKLRVRIVHEAVTETPATRAAKARSDEQAAAERAIADDPVIQDMQREFGAQIIPESIRPAGRQA; encoded by the coding sequence ATGAGCTATCAGGTTCTCGCCCGCAAATGGCGTCCGAGGCAGTTCAATGAACTGGTCGGGCAGGAACACGTCGTCAAGGCGCTGACGCACGCACTGGATTCCGGGCGCGTGCATCACGCGTATCTCTTTACCGGCACGCGCGGCGTGGGCAAGACCACCATCGCGCGCATCTTCGCGAAGTCGCTGAACTGCGAGCGCGGCATGTCCGCGCATCCCTGCGGCGAGTGCGCGATCTGCAAGGCCGTCGATGCCGGCCGTTTCGTGGACCTGATCGAGATCGACGCCGCCAGCAACACCGGCGTCGACGACGTGCGCGAGGTGATCGAGAACGCGCAGTACGCGCCGGCGCAGGGCCGCTACAAGGTGTACCTGGTGGACGAGGTGCACATGCTCTCGAAGAGCGCCTTCAACGCGCTGTTGAAGACGCTGGAGGAACCGCCCGAGCACGTGAAGTTCCTGCTCGCCACCACCGATCCGCAGAAGCTGCCGGTGACGGTGCTGTCGCGCTGCCTGAAGTTCGGCTTGAAGCGCTTGCTGCCCGACCAGATCGCCGCACAGATGCGGATGATCCTGGGCCAGGAAAACGTCGGCTTCGACGACGGCGCGATCGAGGCGCTGGCGCGCGGTGCGGATGGTTCACTGCGCGATGGCTTGTCTTTGCTCGACCAGGCGATCGCGCACGGCGGCGGCGCGCTGCGCGCGGACGACGTGCGCGCGATGCTGGGAACGATCGCCGACAACGACGTCGGCGCGCTGTTGCGCGCGCTGGCCGACGGCGACGGCAAGGCGTTGATGGACGAGGCCGAGCGCATCGCGGGTTTGTCGCCGGATTTTGCGGTGGTGCTGGAACAGCTCGCGACCGCGCTGCACCGCATCCAGTTGCGGCAACTGGTGGCGGGGTTCGAAGGCGACGAAGCCGAACGCGAGGTGCTGGACGAACTCGCGGGCAAGGTCGGTGCCGAAGACGTGCAGGTCTGGTACCAGTTCGCGTTGAACGGCCGGCGCGACCTGCCGCTCGCGCCGGACGTGCGTTCGGGTTTCGAGATGACGTTGCTGCGCATGCTGGCGTTCCGCGGCGCCGAAGCGGGCGGTGACGGCGCTGCGGCAAAGCGCGTCCCGCAACCCGCGCATGAAAGTGCAACGCCGTGCCGGCCGGCGACGGTTGCTTCGGCGCCGCCCGCGCCGCGCGCGGAAACGCGAGTCGCCGATCAACCCGCACCCGCGCAACCCCGCGCCGCCGCGCCGCGCATCGAAGGCATCGCCGATTGGGAGCGCTGGATCGAGCAGGCGGAACTGGGCGGTCCCGCCGGCTTGCTCGCGCGGCATGCGGTTCCGAAATCGCTGGATGGCGAAGTGCTGACGCTGGCGGTGACGCCCGAACACATGATCTTCTGCACCGATTCGGCCAACCGGCAGCTGCAGGACCGGCTCGGTGCCGCGATCGGCCACAAGTTGCGCGTGCGCATCGTGCACGAAGCCGTCACCGAAACACCGGCGACGCGCGCCGCCAAGGCGCGCTCCGACGAGCAGGCTGCGGCCGAACGCGCGATCGCGGACGATCCTGTCATCCAGGACATGCAGCGCGAGTTCGGCGCGCAGATCATTCCCGAAAGCATTCGACCCGCAGGCAGGCAAGCATGA
- a CDS encoding Molybdopterin synthase catalytic subunit MoaE, translating into MFAISAMPIDIAGLRGELEAAGAGAVVCFEGRVRDRNDGRAVDGLSYQAYTELAEAEGRRVVEEARAEFAVERIVCVHRVGDLALGEVAVWAGVSAGHRAAAFDACRYVIDQVKARVPIWKREHYVEGASEWLHPDAE; encoded by the coding sequence ATGTTCGCGATCAGCGCCATGCCGATCGACATCGCAGGTTTGCGAGGCGAACTGGAAGCGGCGGGCGCCGGCGCCGTGGTCTGTTTCGAAGGCCGCGTGCGCGATCGCAACGATGGCCGCGCGGTCGATGGGCTGTCGTACCAGGCTTACACCGAACTGGCCGAAGCCGAAGGACGCAGGGTCGTCGAAGAAGCACGCGCCGAGTTTGCGGTCGAACGCATCGTTTGCGTGCATCGCGTGGGCGATCTCGCATTGGGCGAAGTCGCGGTGTGGGCCGGCGTTTCTGCGGGCCATCGTGCCGCCGCGTTCGACGCCTGCCGTTACGTGATCGACCAGGTCAAGGCGCGCGTGCCGATCTGGAAGCGCGAACACTACGTCGAGGGCGCGTCGGAGTGGCTGCATCCTGACGCTGAATAG
- a CDS encoding Cyclic pyranopterin monophosphate synthase, which translates to MVDVGAKAVTARIAVAEAVVRFPKSVADALREGGVRSKKGPVIDTAIVAGTMAAKRTHEWIPFCHPLAIERCRIEADFLSDTDLAIRCEVAVTHKTGVEMEALTGASVAALTVYDMCKALSHEIVIERVRLLEKSGGKRDVKAGKAASRKQAKA; encoded by the coding sequence ATGGTCGACGTGGGCGCCAAGGCCGTCACGGCGCGCATCGCGGTGGCCGAAGCGGTGGTACGCTTTCCGAAATCCGTCGCCGATGCATTGCGCGAAGGCGGCGTGCGCAGCAAGAAAGGACCGGTGATCGATACCGCGATCGTGGCCGGCACCATGGCCGCCAAGCGCACCCACGAATGGATTCCGTTCTGCCATCCGCTGGCGATCGAGCGCTGCCGCATCGAAGCGGATTTCTTGTCAGACACCGATCTCGCGATCCGTTGCGAAGTGGCGGTCACGCACAAGACCGGCGTCGAGATGGAAGCGCTGACCGGTGCCAGCGTCGCCGCCTTGACGGTGTACGACATGTGCAAGGCGCTGTCGCACGAAATCGTGATCGAGCGCGTGCGGCTGCTGGAGAAATCCGGCGGCAAGCGGGATGTGAAGGCTGGGAAGGCCGCTTCACGCAAGCAGGCCAAGGCGTGA
- a CDS encoding GTP 3',8-cyclase, with protein sequence MRPQPPVALQAAPAPPDALGRTLADLRISVIDRCNFRCPYCMPEEAYPADHAFLRARERLDFDEIERLARVFVSLGVRKLRLTGGEPLLRRDLPQLVARLASIEDIDDLALTTNGVLLQKFAQPLRDAGLRRITVSMDSADPETFRRMSGGRGELAQVEAGIAAAEQAGFAPLKINCVVMRGVNDDGIMDLVARFRGAGHVLRFIEYMDVGTVNGWRSDRVVPGAELAARIDARWPLEALPRNASSTSRRWRFRDGAGEVGFINSVTEPFCGGCTRARLSADGKLYTCLFARAGHDLRAALRAGESDVALRATVAGIWSHRGDRYSERRAELRAAGVLEHVEMYRIGG encoded by the coding sequence ATGCGGCCGCAGCCACCCGTCGCGTTGCAGGCCGCGCCGGCGCCGCCGGACGCGCTCGGGCGCACGCTCGCCGATTTGCGCATCTCGGTGATCGACCGCTGCAATTTTCGTTGCCCGTATTGCATGCCCGAGGAAGCGTATCCCGCCGACCACGCGTTCCTGCGCGCGCGCGAGCGGCTCGACTTCGACGAGATCGAACGCCTCGCGCGGGTGTTCGTGTCGCTGGGCGTGCGCAAGCTGCGCCTGACCGGCGGCGAACCGCTGCTGCGCCGCGACCTGCCGCAACTGGTGGCGCGGCTGGCTTCGATCGAGGACATCGACGATCTCGCGCTCACCACCAACGGCGTGCTTTTGCAGAAGTTCGCGCAGCCGTTGCGTGATGCCGGCCTGCGGCGCATCACCGTCAGCATGGACAGTGCCGATCCTGAAACTTTCCGCAGGATGTCGGGCGGACGCGGCGAGCTGGCGCAGGTCGAAGCGGGCATCGCGGCGGCGGAGCAGGCGGGTTTCGCACCGCTCAAGATCAACTGCGTGGTGATGCGCGGCGTGAACGACGACGGCATTATGGATCTGGTCGCGCGTTTTCGTGGCGCGGGTCATGTGTTGCGCTTCATCGAGTACATGGATGTCGGTACCGTCAACGGTTGGCGCAGCGACCGCGTCGTGCCCGGTGCGGAACTGGCCGCGCGCATCGATGCACGCTGGCCGCTGGAGGCGCTGCCGCGCAACGCGAGTTCGACGTCGCGGCGCTGGCGCTTCCGCGATGGCGCGGGCGAGGTGGGCTTCATCAACTCCGTGACCGAACCGTTCTGCGGCGGCTGCACGCGCGCGCGGCTCTCGGCCGACGGCAAACTGTACACCTGCCTGTTCGCGCGCGCCGGACACGACTTGCGCGCGGCATTGCGCGCGGGCGAATCCGACGTCGCGTTGCGCGCGACCGTCGCCGGCATCTGGAGCCATCGCGGCGACCGTTACAGCGAACGCCGTGCAGAGTTGCGCGCGGCCGGTGTGCTGGAACATGTCGAGATGTATCGGATTGGAGGGTGA
- a CDS encoding 3-deoxy-D-manno-octulosonic acid kinase, translating into MFDAGLAEAPTRDWFDPAWWAGKGALDAGGGGRGGVAFLETPVGPCVLRHYRRGGLVAPLLGDRYLWNGRNRSRGFAEFALLAALRARGLPVPAPVAARCVRHGLYYNADLITRTIENARTLTDVITARSFDSALAREVGALVARFHAAGVDHADLNAHNILLADGKLWLVDFDRGEIRGTGTAWKLANLARLKRSLLKVGACDHDEAKLDREIWTPLMRGYQHHLEV; encoded by the coding sequence GTGTTCGATGCCGGGTTGGCCGAAGCACCGACGCGCGACTGGTTCGATCCCGCGTGGTGGGCTGGGAAAGGCGCGCTGGACGCGGGCGGCGGTGGACGCGGCGGCGTCGCGTTCCTCGAAACGCCGGTCGGACCATGCGTGCTGCGGCACTACCGCCGCGGCGGCTTGGTCGCGCCGCTGCTGGGCGACCGATATCTGTGGAACGGCCGCAACCGCAGCCGCGGATTTGCGGAGTTCGCGCTGCTCGCGGCGCTGCGTGCGCGCGGCTTGCCGGTGCCGGCGCCGGTCGCGGCGCGCTGCGTGCGGCACGGCTTGTACTACAACGCGGACCTGATCACGCGCACGATCGAAAATGCGCGCACGTTGACCGACGTCATCACCGCGCGGAGTTTCGATTCGGCGCTCGCCCGCGAAGTGGGCGCGTTGGTCGCGCGCTTCCATGCCGCCGGAGTGGATCACGCCGACTTGAACGCGCACAATATCCTGCTCGCGGACGGAAAGCTGTGGCTGGTCGATTTCGACCGCGGCGAAATCCGTGGCACCGGCACGGCCTGGAAGCTGGCCAATCTTGCGCGGCTCAAGCGTTCCCTGCTGAAAGTGGGCGCGTGCGATCATGACGAGGCGAAGCTGGATCGCGAGATCTGGACGCCCCTGATGCGCGGTTACCAACATCACCTCGAAGTTTGA
- a CDS encoding ADP-heptose--lipooligosaccharide heptosyltransferase II has translation MPHPLQSLCLLRTSALGDVTHVVPLVRTLQTAWPQTRLTWIIGKLEHRLVGDVPGVEFVVFDKGAGLDGYRAIRRVLAGRRFDALLHMQVALRANLLSMAVHADRRIGYDPARAKDLHGLFVRERIPARTGEHVLDAIGSFVEPLDLKQIQVRWDIPIPDEAQAWAAQQWPGDGQPTLLISAASSHALRNWRAERYAAVADHAANALHMRVVLTGGPSANERALGDAILTHMKTRPLDLIGKDTLKRALALYRRASIVLTPDAGPMHMANAVGARVLGLHAASNPARSGPYSDRRWCVDRYDDAARKFLHKPAADIPWGTKIEYPGVMDLVSVDDVIEKLEGALQAEP, from the coding sequence ATGCCACATCCCCTTCAATCGCTGTGCTTGCTGCGCACTTCTGCCCTTGGCGACGTCACCCACGTGGTGCCGCTGGTACGCACGCTGCAAACGGCATGGCCGCAGACGCGGCTGACCTGGATCATCGGCAAGCTGGAGCACAGGCTGGTCGGCGATGTCCCCGGTGTCGAATTCGTCGTGTTCGACAAGGGCGCCGGCCTCGATGGTTATCGCGCAATTCGTCGTGTGCTCGCGGGACGCCGCTTCGATGCGCTGCTGCACATGCAGGTAGCTCTGCGCGCGAATCTCCTGAGCATGGCCGTGCACGCCGATCGCCGCATCGGCTACGACCCTGCGCGCGCGAAGGACCTGCACGGTTTGTTCGTGCGCGAACGCATTCCCGCGCGCACCGGCGAGCACGTGCTGGACGCGATCGGCAGTTTCGTCGAACCGCTGGACCTCAAGCAAATCCAGGTGCGCTGGGACATTCCGATTCCGGACGAGGCGCAAGCATGGGCCGCGCAGCAGTGGCCGGGCGATGGCCAGCCGACCCTGTTGATCAGCGCGGCATCGAGCCATGCCCTGCGCAACTGGCGCGCGGAGCGCTACGCGGCGGTCGCCGATCACGCCGCCAACGCCTTGCACATGCGCGTCGTTTTGACGGGCGGTCCGTCGGCGAACGAGCGTGCGCTGGGCGATGCGATCCTCACGCACATGAAAACCCGCCCGCTGGATCTGATCGGCAAGGACACCTTGAAGCGCGCGCTTGCGCTGTACCGCCGCGCGTCCATCGTGCTGACGCCGGATGCCGGTCCCATGCACATGGCCAACGCGGTCGGTGCGCGCGTGCTGGGCCTGCACGCCGCCAGCAATCCCGCGCGTTCGGGTCCGTACTCCGACCGCCGCTGGTGCGTGGATCGTTACGACGATGCCGCGCGCAAGTTCCTGCACAAGCCGGCGGCGGACATTCCCTGGGGCACCAAGATCGAATATCCCGGCGTGATGGATCTCGTCAGCGTGGACGACGTGATCGAAAAACTGGAAGGCGCGCTTCAGGCGGAGCCGTAA
- a CDS encoding Intracellular protease: protein MKILMVLTSHGQLGNTGKATGLWLEELAAPYYVFRDANAEITLASPAGGKPPIDPNSEAPGGQTDATRRFLADGEAMQALARTHKLADMDPGSFDAVFYAGGHGPLWDLAEDDASRRLIEVMYAQGKPVAAVCHGVAALRDARGPFGLPLVRGKAVTGFADSEERAAGHADAVPFLVEDMLKEAGGLYSKAADWQAHVVTSGNLITGQNPASSAGAAKAVLQQLRQPAQAAA, encoded by the coding sequence ATGAAAATCCTGATGGTGCTGACCTCGCACGGCCAGCTTGGCAACACGGGCAAGGCAACGGGTTTGTGGCTGGAGGAACTGGCCGCGCCGTACTACGTGTTCAGGGATGCGAACGCCGAAATCACGCTGGCGTCACCCGCCGGCGGCAAGCCTCCGATCGATCCGAACAGTGAAGCGCCCGGCGGCCAGACGGATGCGACGCGGCGATTCCTCGCCGACGGCGAAGCGATGCAGGCGCTCGCACGCACCCACAAGCTGGCGGACATGGATCCCGGATCGTTCGACGCCGTGTTCTACGCGGGCGGCCATGGCCCGCTGTGGGATCTGGCTGAAGACGACGCATCCCGCCGCCTGATCGAGGTGATGTACGCGCAAGGCAAACCGGTCGCCGCGGTATGTCACGGCGTCGCCGCGCTGCGTGACGCGCGCGGCCCGTTCGGCTTGCCGCTGGTGCGCGGCAAGGCCGTCACCGGATTTGCCGATTCCGAAGAACGCGCCGCGGGGCACGCCGACGCCGTGCCGTTCCTCGTCGAAGACATGCTGAAGGAAGCCGGCGGGCTCTATTCCAAGGCCGCCGATTGGCAGGCGCACGTGGTCACGTCCGGCAACCTGATCACCGGACAGAATCCCGCATCGTCCGCAGGCGCTGCGAAGGCCGTGCTGCAACAGCTGCGCCAACCGGCGCAAGCGGCGGCCTGA
- a CDS encoding putative secreted amidase yields MRNRSRVVVLVLGIAMSMVGWAQDAGQAPAGASSTDYAGIPELQQRMAAGKLDSQQLVRDFIQRIEALDQAGPRVNAVLQLNPDAPSIAKQRDEHKSSKHDGLWGIPILLKANIDTGDRMPTTAGSLALLGEPAPRDATVAAKLREAGAVILGKTNLSEWANFRSTRASSGWSGRGGLTRNPYVLDRSACGSSSGSAAAVAAGFVTVAIGTETNGSIICPAAANGVVGIKPTVGLVSRAGIIPISATQDTAGPIARDVRDAAIVLSAIAGSDPRDPATVDADQHATDYTKFLDAGALKGKRIGVVRELAGGDPQIKALLDQAIAVLRAHGASVIDNVKIPHVDDYGHAESTVLSYEFKHGVDAYLATRKGLEVHSLAGLIAFDKAHAAEEMPWFGQELFEQAEARGPLTDKAYRSALAKLKKLAGPEGIDAAMSADHLDALFAPAQDPAWRIDLVTGDPGGTASAYGPAAMAGYPSITVPAGFVHGLPVGMLFFGRKWSEPTLIGMAYAFERATHARRDPQFLTTLPAPAGIDPYTQKSAASAHVSGKH; encoded by the coding sequence ATGCGCAACCGATCGCGGGTCGTTGTCCTGGTGCTGGGGATTGCAATGTCGATGGTGGGTTGGGCGCAGGATGCCGGTCAGGCGCCGGCCGGCGCGTCGTCGACCGACTACGCCGGCATCCCGGAACTGCAGCAACGGATGGCAGCCGGCAAGCTGGATTCGCAGCAGCTCGTTCGCGATTTCATCCAGCGTATCGAGGCTCTGGATCAGGCCGGGCCGCGGGTCAATGCGGTGCTGCAACTGAATCCCGACGCGCCGTCCATCGCCAAACAGCGTGACGAGCACAAGTCCAGCAAACATGATGGATTGTGGGGCATTCCCATCCTGTTGAAGGCCAACATCGACACCGGCGACAGGATGCCGACGACGGCGGGTTCGCTGGCGTTGCTGGGCGAACCCGCACCGCGCGATGCGACGGTGGCCGCGAAATTGCGCGAAGCGGGTGCCGTGATCCTGGGCAAGACCAACTTGAGTGAGTGGGCGAATTTCCGTTCGACGCGTGCGAGCAGTGGCTGGAGCGGCCGCGGCGGCTTGACGCGCAATCCCTACGTGCTGGATCGCAGCGCGTGCGGTTCGAGTTCGGGTTCCGCGGCCGCGGTCGCGGCGGGTTTCGTGACGGTCGCGATCGGCACCGAAACGAACGGTTCGATCATCTGTCCGGCCGCCGCGAACGGCGTGGTGGGCATCAAGCCCACGGTAGGCCTGGTCAGCCGAGCGGGCATCATTCCGATCAGCGCGACGCAGGACACCGCGGGTCCGATCGCGCGCGACGTGCGCGATGCGGCGATCGTGCTGTCGGCGATCGCGGGCAGCGATCCGCGCGATCCGGCCACGGTCGACGCCGACCAGCACGCGACCGACTACACGAAATTCCTCGACGCGGGCGCGCTGAAAGGCAAGCGCATCGGCGTGGTGCGCGAACTCGCGGGCGGCGATCCGCAGATCAAAGCGTTGCTCGATCAGGCGATCGCGGTGTTGCGTGCGCACGGCGCCAGCGTGATCGACAACGTGAAGATTCCGCACGTCGATGATTACGGACATGCGGAATCGACGGTGCTGTCGTACGAATTCAAGCACGGCGTCGACGCCTACCTCGCGACGCGCAAGGGTCTCGAGGTCCACTCGTTGGCCGGTCTGATCGCGTTCGACAAGGCGCACGCGGCGGAAGAAATGCCGTGGTTCGGGCAGGAACTGTTCGAGCAGGCCGAAGCCAGAGGGCCGCTGACCGACAAGGCTTATCGAAGTGCGCTGGCGAAACTGAAGAAGCTGGCCGGGCCCGAAGGCATCGACGCGGCGATGAGCGCCGATCACCTGGATGCGCTGTTCGCGCCGGCGCAGGATCCCGCGTGGCGCATCGACCTAGTCACGGGCGATCCGGGCGGCACGGCCAGTGCCTACGGACCCGCGGCGATGGCGGGTTATCCGTCGATCACGGTGCCGGCCGGATTCGTGCACGGATTACCCGTCGGCATGCTGTTCTTCGGACGCAAGTGGAGCGAGCCGACGTTGATCGGAATGGCGTATGCGTTCGAACGAGCCACGCACGCGCGGCGCGATCCGCAGTTCCTGACCACGTTGCCGGCGCCGGCGGGCATCGATCCGTACACCCAGAAATCCGCCGCTTCGGCGCACGTGTCAGGCAAACACTGA
- a CDS encoding Membrane-bound lytic murein transglycosylase D precursor: MACVGALGWLAGCAQAPTKGTSSDLNALYAQLNQASAQYDQALQQARHGDNAQSQKTLQAALDALRSASDRCVNTSGCDTARFLSAYDRALRLKDGSFLGTEGDDQSPGTDDQATTPADSGVLTALPQAQRTVELLHDHKLSDLVATNGTVQAALQVWLTRLRPELIRAYVDYQYLRYQMEPAFQQAGLPEAILFGLIAKESGGRVHAVSRSGAAGPLQFMPATGARFGLNTINGFDQRFDPTMSAQATAAYLNEQLGQLNDNLALVLAAYNGGEGRMGRLLASTPDASFWDPNVYFSLSPETREYVPMVLAAAWLFLHPARYNLRFPRIDGTPGYVNLVNAASLNELSVCLGNDDDGRYGWYRTLRNLNPQMDPSQVQPQGTRINLPRFLQDAYKQSCVEGKWVALAAQLQAAQLPTPPVQVAAADPPPPRKSRHESAGHYTVRSGDTLYAIARRFHCDDVGELVRSNRLRSATDLQPGKRLQLVGCKR; this comes from the coding sequence ATGGCGTGCGTCGGCGCGCTGGGGTGGTTGGCGGGCTGTGCGCAGGCGCCGACCAAGGGCACGTCTTCGGATTTGAACGCGCTGTATGCGCAGTTGAACCAGGCCAGCGCACAGTACGACCAGGCCTTGCAGCAGGCGCGGCACGGCGACAACGCGCAGTCGCAGAAGACGTTGCAGGCCGCGCTGGATGCATTGCGCAGTGCATCCGACCGTTGCGTCAACACCTCCGGTTGCGACACCGCACGCTTCCTGTCGGCATATGACCGCGCCTTGCGCCTGAAGGATGGCAGCTTCCTCGGCACCGAGGGCGACGATCAATCGCCCGGCACCGACGACCAGGCCACGACGCCCGCCGACTCCGGCGTGCTCACCGCGTTGCCACAGGCGCAGCGCACGGTGGAGTTGCTGCACGACCACAAGCTGTCGGACCTGGTCGCGACCAACGGCACCGTGCAGGCGGCGCTGCAGGTGTGGCTGACGCGGCTGCGTCCGGAACTGATCCGCGCCTATGTCGACTACCAATACCTGCGTTACCAGATGGAACCCGCATTCCAGCAGGCAGGACTGCCGGAAGCGATCCTGTTCGGGCTGATCGCCAAGGAATCCGGCGGCCGCGTGCATGCTGTGTCGCGCTCGGGTGCGGCGGGGCCGCTGCAGTTCATGCCGGCCACCGGCGCGCGCTTCGGGCTGAACACGATCAACGGTTTCGACCAGCGCTTCGATCCGACCATGTCCGCGCAAGCGACTGCGGCGTATCTCAACGAACAACTGGGCCAGCTCAACGACAACCTTGCGCTGGTGCTGGCCGCGTACAACGGCGGCGAGGGGCGGATGGGACGGCTGCTCGCGAGCACGCCGGATGCGAGCTTCTGGGACCCGAACGTGTACTTCTCGCTTTCGCCGGAGACGCGCGAATACGTGCCGATGGTGCTGGCTGCCGCGTGGCTGTTCCTGCACCCCGCGCGCTACAACCTGCGGTTTCCCCGCATCGACGGCACGCCTGGCTACGTGAACCTGGTGAACGCGGCTTCGCTCAACGAATTGTCGGTGTGCCTCGGCAACGATGATGACGGACGCTACGGTTGGTACCGCACGCTGCGCAACCTCAACCCGCAGATGGATCCATCGCAGGTGCAGCCACAGGGCACGCGCATCAACCTGCCGCGGTTCCTGCAGGATGCGTACAAGCAATCCTGCGTCGAGGGGAAGTGGGTCGCGCTCGCCGCCCAGTTGCAAGCCGCGCAACTGCCGACGCCGCCCGTGCAGGTCGCCGCGGCCGATCCGCCGCCACCACGCAAGTCCAGGCATGAATCCGCTGGACACTACACCGTGCGCAGCGGCGACACCCTGTACGCCATCGCGCGCCGCTTCCATTGCGACGACGTGGGCGAGCTCGTGCGCAGCAACCGGCTGCGTTCCGCCACGGATCTGCAGCCCGGCAAGCGATTGCAGCTGGTGGGGTGCAAGCGCTGA